A single genomic interval of Salinarchaeum sp. IM2453 harbors:
- the alaS gene encoding alanine--tRNA ligase produces the protein MSQLEEEYRLDYFTENGFHRKQCPECGDHFWTRDAERELCGEPPCEPYSFIDNPGFDEKLELEEMREAFLSFFEEHGHERIEPYPVAANRWRDDVLLTQASIYDFQPLVTSGETPPPANPLTISQPCIRMQDIDNVGKTGRHTMAFEMMAHHAFNTREDADDEYAYEGEVYWKDRTVELCDQLLEEMGANLDEVIYIEDPWVGGGNAGPAIEVIYRGLELSTLVFMSMKQDPEGEYKLKDGNRYSEMDTYVVDTGYGLERWTWMSQGTPTVYEAIYPDMIDFLKESADIEYTEAESELIHNASRLAGTLDIDDVDDVEAARGDIADELGVSVDRLRELLEPLETIYAIADHSRTLAYMLGDGIVPSNVGTGYLARMVLRRTKRLVDDVGVDAPIDELVDMQAKRLGYSNRDTIRDIVRTEVKKYRETLTRGRRKVKDIAVEYAEQDDPIPSETLIELYDSHGIQPDTVREIAAEEGADLDIPDDFYSLVADRHDQGDAESETAADDERFFDLPETEKLYYENQSGTDFEAVVLDVFEQDEGYDIVLDQTMFYPEGGGQPADKGTLSSDEQTVSVSDVQIENGIVLHRTDAPLDKGAMIRGSIDWDRRSRLMAHHTATHIVIDSAREVLGEHIRQAGAQKGIDSSRIDLTHYQRIDRKQIKSIERRANEIVRKNVSVTQEWIHRNDAEDEYGFDLYQGGIPAGEEIRIITVDDDVQACGGTHVGRTGDIGFIKIHSNERVQDGVERLIFSAGEAAIEGIQETEDALLETADTFDVTPQEVPETADRFFKEWKDRGKRISELKEELAAARASGTSTGKNIELNDAEAVIQRIDADIDELRATATALQEDGTVAVIGSGNGSAQFVVAVPESVNLNAGEIVSELAQSVGGGGGGPADFAQGGGPDVEKLDDVLESVPDLLRERLHA, from the coding sequence ATGAGTCAACTTGAAGAAGAGTATCGCTTAGACTACTTTACCGAAAACGGGTTCCACCGCAAGCAATGTCCGGAGTGTGGGGATCATTTCTGGACGCGAGATGCTGAGCGGGAACTGTGCGGTGAGCCCCCTTGTGAACCGTACAGCTTTATCGACAATCCCGGCTTTGACGAGAAACTCGAGCTTGAGGAGATGCGCGAGGCATTCCTTTCTTTTTTCGAAGAGCACGGTCACGAGCGTATTGAGCCATACCCTGTCGCCGCGAACCGGTGGCGCGATGACGTGTTGCTTACCCAAGCATCGATCTATGACTTCCAACCGCTTGTCACAAGTGGGGAGACTCCGCCTCCTGCGAATCCTCTGACAATTTCACAGCCATGTATTCGAATGCAGGATATTGACAACGTTGGAAAGACCGGTCGACACACCATGGCTTTCGAGATGATGGCTCATCACGCATTCAATACCCGAGAGGATGCTGATGACGAATATGCATACGAGGGTGAAGTATACTGGAAAGACCGGACTGTTGAACTCTGTGACCAATTGTTAGAGGAGATGGGAGCGAACTTAGATGAGGTCATTTACATCGAAGATCCATGGGTTGGTGGCGGAAACGCTGGCCCTGCAATTGAAGTTATTTACCGGGGACTAGAATTGTCGACGCTGGTCTTCATGTCGATGAAGCAGGATCCAGAAGGCGAATATAAACTCAAAGACGGCAATCGCTATTCTGAGATGGATACATACGTTGTCGATACTGGATACGGCCTCGAACGATGGACCTGGATGTCACAGGGGACGCCAACTGTTTATGAGGCAATCTACCCTGACATGATTGATTTCCTCAAGGAAAGTGCTGATATTGAGTACACAGAAGCTGAATCCGAACTTATTCATAATGCTTCCCGCCTCGCCGGTACTCTTGATATCGATGATGTAGATGATGTCGAAGCAGCTCGTGGTGATATTGCCGATGAACTCGGGGTTTCTGTTGACCGGCTTCGTGAACTTCTTGAGCCGCTTGAGACCATCTATGCAATTGCTGATCACTCTCGGACGCTCGCCTACATGCTTGGAGATGGAATTGTTCCATCCAACGTTGGAACCGGATATCTTGCAAGAATGGTTTTACGCCGTACAAAGCGACTTGTTGATGATGTAGGAGTTGATGCTCCAATCGATGAACTCGTCGATATGCAAGCCAAACGACTTGGGTACTCTAACCGAGATACAATTCGAGACATTGTTCGAACAGAAGTCAAAAAATACCGCGAAACACTAACTCGTGGTCGCCGAAAGGTGAAGGATATCGCAGTTGAGTATGCAGAGCAAGATGATCCAATCCCATCTGAGACACTTATCGAATTATATGATTCTCATGGTATTCAACCCGATACGGTAAGAGAAATCGCTGCTGAGGAAGGCGCTGATCTTGATATTCCGGATGACTTCTATTCCCTTGTAGCTGATCGGCATGATCAAGGTGATGCGGAATCAGAGACTGCAGCTGATGATGAACGGTTCTTTGATCTTCCTGAAACTGAGAAACTCTATTACGAGAACCAGTCTGGAACTGACTTTGAGGCAGTTGTGTTAGATGTGTTTGAACAAGATGAAGGATATGATATTGTCCTTGATCAGACGATGTTTTACCCAGAAGGTGGTGGACAACCAGCTGACAAGGGAACTCTCTCAAGCGACGAACAAACGGTTTCTGTCTCTGATGTTCAGATTGAGAATGGCATTGTCCTTCATCGAACAGACGCCCCGCTTGATAAAGGTGCTATGATCCGCGGAAGTATTGACTGGGATCGCCGCAGTCGGCTTATGGCACACCACACGGCGACTCATATTGTGATTGACAGTGCTCGAGAAGTCCTCGGCGAGCACATTCGACAGGCAGGTGCACAAAAAGGCATTGACAGCTCTCGGATTGACCTAACTCATTATCAGCGGATTGACCGTAAACAGATTAAATCTATCGAGCGGCGTGCCAACGAGATCGTTCGCAAGAATGTGTCCGTTACGCAGGAATGGATCCACCGAAATGATGCTGAAGACGAATATGGCTTTGATTTGTATCAGGGTGGCATTCCAGCTGGTGAAGAGATTCGCATTATAACCGTTGATGATGATGTTCAGGCATGTGGTGGTACACATGTGGGTCGTACTGGTGATATCGGATTTATCAAGATCCACTCAAACGAACGTGTCCAAGACGGTGTTGAACGCTTGATTTTCTCTGCTGGTGAGGCAGCCATTGAAGGTATCCAGGAAACAGAAGATGCTCTCCTTGAAACAGCTGATACCTTTGATGTCACGCCTCAAGAAGTTCCAGAAACAGCTGATCGCTTCTTCAAGGAATGGAAAGACCGAGGAAAACGCATTTCTGAACTCAAAGAAGAACTCGCTGCAGCCCGTGCAAGTGGAACTAGCACTGGAAAGAACATTGAGTTGAACGATGCTGAGGCCGTCATTCAGCGCATTGATGCCGATATTGATGAACTGCGTGCAACCGCAACAGCACTTCAAGAAGATGGAACTGTGGCAGTTATTGGCAGTGGTAACGGCAGTGCACAGTTTGTTGTTGCTGTCCCCGAATCAGTGAACCTCAATGCTGGTGAGATTGTCAGCGAACTCGCACAGTCTGTTGGCGGCGGCGGCGGTGGTCCAGCCGACTTTGCGCAGGGAGGTGGTCCAGACGTTGAGAAGCTTGACGACGTGCTTGAGTCTGTTCCTGACCTTCTTCGAGAGCGACTCCACGCTTGA
- a CDS encoding DUF393 domain-containing protein, with the protein MSSSNAVLLFDGNCQFCSRAAAIAQRTARTEVVPWEHEAAQIFLSAQFDSIPFSLVLADFKHQEVHVGRNAARKISDRAGLPSFAAGAIETNYESLAQLTRETSDAKPDFDLVHETVAMTENAFHQLDDLLAAAGSV; encoded by the coding sequence ATGAGCTCGTCCAATGCTGTTCTTTTATTCGATGGGAACTGTCAGTTCTGTTCTCGTGCAGCAGCCATTGCGCAAAGAACAGCAAGAACTGAGGTTGTACCGTGGGAACACGAAGCAGCGCAGATCTTTTTATCCGCACAATTTGATTCGATTCCCTTTTCCTTGGTCCTTGCTGACTTCAAACATCAGGAAGTTCATGTTGGTCGGAACGCTGCTCGTAAGATAAGTGACAGAGCTGGTCTCCCGTCATTCGCAGCCGGTGCCATCGAAACAAATTATGAGTCATTGGCACAGCTGACTCGTGAAACATCAGACGCAAAGCCGGACTTTGACTTGGTGCACGAAACTGTTGCTATGACCGAAAATGCTTTTCATCAGCTTGATGATTTGCTGGCTGCTGCTGGCTCAGTTTGA
- the hemC gene encoding hydroxymethylbilane synthase codes for MSTRETLSLATRRSDLALRQSASVQSVLEDYRYNVELLEVETTGDQIRDELIQNLGKTGAFVRSLDERVLFSEADAAVHSMKDVPTDMPDELTIAAIPERERRNDVLVSPDGAAIDDLPSNATVGTSSLRRKAQLLAVRPDIDVQPLRGNVDTRIKKLLAPSLQAEHEKRLEAEESDDDTGESFDQDLDEWFNGLAEIEREALEQEVSTEYDAIVLAEAGLRRSGLLRHLNYQRLPESDFVPAPGQGAIAVSAADKDVIEIIRTHLDDAVSRTEVIVERTILSELGGGCVAPLGISAVVQGQYVHTTVHVLSQDASDVILEARDLPIERHREAAIEFANSLREKGAADIIEAAKKQY; via the coding sequence ATGAGCACCCGCGAGACACTGTCGTTAGCGACACGCCGATCGGACCTCGCTCTTCGACAGTCTGCATCTGTTCAGTCGGTACTGGAAGATTATCGATACAATGTTGAACTACTTGAAGTGGAGACAACTGGGGACCAAATTCGAGATGAGCTTATACAGAATCTCGGTAAGACCGGTGCATTCGTCCGAAGTCTTGACGAACGTGTTCTCTTCTCTGAAGCTGACGCAGCTGTTCACTCTATGAAAGATGTTCCGACAGATATGCCAGACGAGCTAACGATTGCTGCTATCCCTGAACGAGAACGCCGAAATGATGTACTGGTTTCTCCTGATGGAGCGGCGATTGATGATCTGCCAAGCAATGCAACCGTTGGGACGTCGAGTCTCCGACGAAAGGCGCAACTACTCGCTGTACGCCCAGATATCGATGTACAGCCGCTCCGTGGAAATGTTGACACTCGCATCAAGAAGCTTCTTGCTCCATCGCTTCAGGCTGAACATGAAAAGCGCCTTGAGGCAGAGGAAAGTGATGACGATACTGGCGAATCGTTTGATCAAGATCTGGATGAGTGGTTCAATGGACTAGCTGAAATTGAACGAGAAGCTCTTGAACAAGAGGTATCAACAGAGTATGATGCAATTGTTCTTGCGGAAGCAGGACTCCGCCGCTCTGGCCTTCTCCGTCATTTAAACTATCAGCGTCTTCCGGAATCTGATTTTGTTCCTGCTCCCGGCCAAGGAGCAATCGCTGTTTCCGCCGCTGATAAGGATGTCATTGAAATCATACGGACGCATCTTGATGATGCTGTTAGTCGTACTGAGGTGATCGTTGAACGAACAATCCTCTCTGAACTTGGCGGTGGATGTGTCGCACCGCTTGGTATCTCGGCAGTTGTTCAAGGTCAGTATGTCCATACTACTGTGCATGTTCTTTCCCAAGATGCATCTGATGTTATCTTAGAGGCCCGTGACCTTCCAATCGAGCGACATCGAGAGGCGGCCATCGAGTTTGCCAATTCACTCCGTGAGAAAGGTGCTGCAGATATTATTGAAGCCGCAAAAAAGCAATACTAA
- a CDS encoding HPP family protein encodes MLVLVPLIVGIVTWLSNVSNAISFLLFPPIAAGTYTLFAAPDRSSPRRFVMGITAGGVCGWISLEAILFFDVAVVEAPIPPEGAALSVLLAGIVTWIIKVEEPSAYSTALLVLVTGVDEITYVFGIATSSLLVAIVFILWRDQVYQKRAEFLYRKKGQSEHVLVPMWENESSTLAHIGGKVAAESPSSRVILLGRESETQSKSETVAEVEEQAEEIESKYNVVADVIIIPQGSDTKQLLSVAADTNCTSIVTSYNPDNVKPLEKLFKSNIEIIGVETTPEKTEWQSAMVGVMAADVANQRLAEIGSRIASETSLCYCVPEDKTQREGRQMVTALAESVDRRVNTVVTGDSPQVYFNKAASEKDLLIIGASTDRGTISRTLVPPTYFGLDVDCDIAVVHQPGN; translated from the coding sequence GTGCTTGTACTTGTGCCGTTAATTGTCGGCATTGTTACGTGGCTCTCAAACGTCTCAAACGCGATTTCGTTTCTGTTATTCCCGCCAATTGCTGCTGGCACCTATACGCTATTTGCTGCACCGGACCGGTCGTCTCCTCGACGATTTGTGATGGGGATTACAGCAGGGGGAGTGTGCGGATGGATTTCATTAGAAGCAATCTTATTTTTTGATGTAGCTGTTGTGGAAGCGCCAATTCCTCCTGAAGGAGCGGCACTAAGCGTCTTACTTGCCGGAATTGTTACATGGATTATCAAAGTAGAGGAACCATCTGCGTATTCAACAGCACTACTCGTCCTTGTCACGGGAGTTGATGAAATCACCTACGTGTTTGGGATAGCAACGTCTAGCTTGCTTGTTGCTATTGTATTCATCCTCTGGAGAGATCAAGTATATCAGAAGCGGGCAGAGTTTCTATATCGAAAAAAAGGTCAGTCAGAGCACGTGCTTGTTCCAATGTGGGAAAATGAAAGTAGTACGTTGGCCCACATAGGTGGAAAGGTCGCTGCCGAGAGTCCATCCAGCCGGGTCATTTTACTAGGGAGAGAAAGTGAGACACAATCCAAGTCAGAAACCGTTGCTGAGGTTGAAGAACAAGCCGAAGAGATTGAGTCTAAATACAATGTTGTTGCAGATGTAATTATAATCCCGCAAGGGAGCGATACAAAGCAGTTGCTCTCTGTAGCAGCAGACACAAACTGCACTTCGATTGTTACAAGCTATAATCCGGACAATGTCAAACCATTGGAAAAGCTATTTAAATCAAATATCGAGATTATCGGAGTCGAAACAACGCCAGAGAAGACTGAATGGCAAAGTGCTATGGTCGGCGTAATGGCAGCCGACGTAGCAAATCAGCGCTTGGCAGAAATTGGATCCCGAATAGCATCCGAGACGAGCCTTTGTTACTGCGTTCCTGAAGATAAAACGCAGCGAGAAGGAAGACAGATGGTCACCGCACTGGCTGAGTCCGTAGATAGGAGAGTAAATACAGTTGTCACAGGAGATTCACCACAAGTATACTTCAATAAAGCAGCCAGTGAAAAGGATTTGCTAATTATCGGAGCAAGTACAGATCGAGGGACAATATCACGCACATTAGTTCCTCCAACGTACTTTGGATTGGATGTTGACTGTGATATTGCAGTCGTTCATCAGCCTGGAAATTAG
- a CDS encoding uroporphyrinogen-III synthase: protein MSGSAQQSSESRPTVAVFRPDDERIDTAVELLTEAGFDPVPDPMLAITPTGSLPSPNADYIVFTSKTGVDIISDADWTPNTDAKIVAIGTSTADALRTAGYPVDRIPETYTSSGLVTELRTDMPGATVEVARSDHGSDVLIDGLEDAGATVSETILYTLNRPDDAGVSVDLLIDGKLDAILFTSSLTVTHFIDVATERQTLSDLKNQLRSVTVGVIGPPTADTAASNEIDVDFVASTADFEVLVSELQDHFSEN, encoded by the coding sequence ATGTCTGGATCAGCTCAACAATCATCTGAATCGAGGCCTACCGTTGCTGTATTCCGGCCAGATGATGAGCGGATTGATACTGCTGTCGAGTTGCTTACAGAGGCTGGATTTGATCCAGTTCCAGATCCGATGCTTGCAATTACTCCTACCGGATCTCTTCCATCTCCTAATGCAGATTACATCGTATTTACGAGCAAAACCGGTGTTGATATCATCTCAGATGCAGATTGGACCCCGAATACTGATGCGAAAATCGTTGCTATCGGAACGTCGACTGCTGATGCCTTGCGAACGGCTGGGTATCCTGTTGATCGGATCCCAGAGACATACACCTCTTCCGGCCTCGTCACTGAACTCCGAACAGATATGCCCGGTGCTACCGTGGAAGTGGCTCGGAGTGATCATGGAAGCGATGTGCTAATTGATGGTCTTGAAGATGCCGGAGCCACTGTCTCTGAAACTATTTTGTATACACTTAATCGTCCAGACGATGCCGGTGTCTCAGTTGATCTACTTATTGACGGTAAATTGGACGCAATTCTATTTACATCCTCACTCACGGTTACCCACTTTATAGACGTTGCAACTGAACGACAGACCCTCTCGGATCTCAAAAATCAACTACGTTCTGTTACTGTCGGTGTCATAGGCCCTCCAACGGCTGATACAGCAGCAAGCAACGAGATTGATGTTGACTTTGTTGCATCTACAGCCGACTTTGAAGTCCTTGTTTCAGAGCTTCAGGATCACTTTTCTGAAAACTAA